One genomic region from Leifsonia poae encodes:
- the fusA gene encoding elongation factor G produces MAQDVLTDLHKVRNIGIMAHIDAGKTTTTERILFYTGVNHKIGETHDGASTTDWMEQEKERGITITSAAVTCFWNKNQINIIDTPGHVDFTVEVERSLRVLDGAVAVFDGKEGVEPQSETVWRQADKYNVPRICFVNKMDKLGADFYFTVDTIVKRLGAKPLVLQLPIGSESNFEGVVDLVEMRALTWRGDAKGDVQMGAKYAIEEIPADLVEKAEEYRQALLETVAETDDALLEKFFGGEELTVAEIKGAIRKLTVNSEIYPVLCGSAFKNRGVQPMLDAVIDYLPSPLDVPAIEAHDPRDEEKVILRHADATEPFSALAFKVAVHPFFGRLTYVRVYSGRVESGSGVVNSTKGKKERIGKIFQMHANKENPVDFVTAGNIYAVIGLKDTTTGDTLCDPDNQVVLESMTFPEPVIEVAIEPKTKADQEKLGTAIQKLAEEDPTFRTEQNQETGQTVIKGMGELHLDILVDRMKREFNVEANVGKPQVAYRETIRRSVEKYDYTHKKQTGGSGQFAKIQITIEPMDVTPETSYEFVNAVTGGRVPREYIPSVDHGIQDAMQVGVLAGFPTVGVKATLVDGASHDVDSSEMAFKIAGSMAYKEAARKANPVLLEPLMAVEVRTPEEYMGDVIGDLNSRRGQIQSMEDASGVKVIRANVPLSEMFGYIGDLRSKTSGRAVYSMTFDSYAEVPKAVADEIVQKNKGE; encoded by the coding sequence GTGGCACAGGACGTGCTCACCGACCTGCATAAGGTCCGCAACATCGGCATCATGGCCCACATCGATGCCGGCAAGACCACCACGACCGAGCGCATCCTGTTCTACACGGGCGTCAACCACAAGATTGGCGAGACCCACGACGGCGCCTCGACGACCGACTGGATGGAGCAGGAGAAGGAGCGCGGCATCACCATCACGTCCGCGGCCGTGACCTGTTTCTGGAACAAGAACCAGATCAACATCATCGACACCCCGGGCCACGTGGACTTCACCGTCGAGGTGGAGCGCTCGCTCCGCGTGCTCGACGGCGCGGTCGCCGTCTTCGACGGCAAGGAGGGCGTCGAGCCCCAGTCCGAGACCGTGTGGCGTCAGGCCGACAAGTACAACGTCCCCCGCATCTGCTTCGTCAACAAGATGGACAAGCTCGGCGCCGACTTCTACTTCACCGTCGACACCATCGTGAAGCGCCTCGGCGCGAAGCCGCTGGTCCTTCAGCTGCCGATCGGCTCGGAGTCCAACTTCGAGGGCGTCGTCGACCTGGTCGAGATGCGTGCGCTCACCTGGCGTGGAGACGCAAAGGGTGACGTTCAGATGGGCGCCAAGTACGCCATCGAGGAGATCCCCGCCGACCTCGTCGAGAAGGCCGAGGAGTACCGTCAGGCCCTCCTCGAGACCGTCGCCGAGACCGACGACGCGCTGCTCGAGAAGTTCTTCGGCGGTGAGGAGCTCACTGTCGCCGAGATCAAGGGCGCCATCCGCAAGCTCACCGTTAACAGCGAGATCTACCCGGTGCTCTGCGGTTCCGCGTTCAAGAACCGCGGTGTCCAGCCGATGCTCGACGCTGTGATCGACTACCTCCCGTCGCCGCTCGACGTGCCCGCCATCGAGGCGCACGACCCGCGCGACGAAGAGAAGGTCATCCTCCGTCACGCCGACGCCACCGAGCCGTTCTCGGCCCTGGCCTTCAAGGTCGCCGTCCACCCGTTCTTCGGTCGCCTCACCTACGTTCGCGTGTACTCCGGTCGCGTCGAGAGCGGCTCTGGTGTCGTGAACTCGACGAAGGGCAAGAAGGAGCGCATCGGGAAGATCTTCCAGATGCACGCCAACAAGGAGAACCCGGTCGACTTCGTCACCGCGGGCAACATCTACGCCGTGATCGGCCTCAAGGACACCACCACCGGTGACACACTGTGCGACCCGGACAACCAGGTCGTCCTCGAGTCGATGACGTTCCCGGAGCCCGTGATCGAGGTCGCGATCGAGCCGAAGACCAAGGCCGACCAGGAGAAGCTGGGCACCGCGATCCAGAAGCTCGCCGAGGAAGACCCGACCTTCCGCACTGAGCAGAACCAGGAGACCGGTCAGACGGTCATCAAGGGAATGGGCGAGCTCCACCTCGACATCCTGGTCGACCGCATGAAGCGCGAGTTCAACGTCGAGGCGAACGTCGGCAAGCCCCAGGTGGCCTACCGCGAGACGATCCGCCGTTCGGTCGAGAAGTACGACTACACGCACAAGAAGCAGACCGGTGGTTCGGGTCAGTTCGCAAAGATCCAGATCACGATCGAGCCGATGGATGTCACGCCGGAGACGAGCTACGAGTTCGTCAACGCCGTCACCGGTGGTCGCGTGCCGCGTGAGTACATCCCGTCGGTCGACCACGGCATCCAGGACGCCATGCAGGTCGGCGTCCTCGCCGGCTTCCCGACCGTCGGCGTCAAGGCGACCCTGGTCGATGGCGCTTCGCACGATGTCGACTCCTCGGAGATGGCGTTCAAGATCGCCGGCTCGATGGCCTACAAAGAGGCCGCGCGCAAGGCGAACCCCGTGCTGCTCGAGCCGCTCATGGCGGTCGAGGTGCGCACGCCGGAAGAGTACATGGGCGATGTGATCGGTGACCTCAACTCCCGTCGAGGCCAGATCCAGTCGATGGAGGACGCGAGCGGTGTCAAGGTGATCCGCGCCAACGTCCCGCTGTCGGAAATGTTCGGATACATCGGTGACCTGCGGTCGAAGACCTCGGGCCGCGCGGTCTACTCGATGACGTTCGACAGCTACGCGGAGGTCCCGAAGGCTGTGGCCGACGAGATCGTCCAGAAGAACAAGGGCGAATAG
- the rpsG gene encoding 30S ribosomal protein S7, with the protein MPRKGPAPKRPVVADPVYGAPIVSQLVNKILLDGKKGLAERIVYDALEGVAAKNGQDAVATLKKALDNVRPTLEVRSRRVGGSTYQVPVEVKPHRANTLALRWLTSYAKGRREKTMTERLTNEILDASNGLGAAVKRREDTHKMAESNKAFAHYRW; encoded by the coding sequence ATGCCTCGCAAGGGACCAGCCCCCAAGCGCCCCGTCGTCGCAGACCCGGTATACGGCGCCCCCATCGTCAGCCAGCTCGTCAACAAGATCCTCCTCGACGGCAAGAAGGGCCTCGCTGAGCGCATCGTCTACGACGCGCTCGAAGGCGTTGCCGCCAAGAACGGTCAGGATGCCGTCGCCACGCTCAAGAAGGCGCTCGACAACGTGCGCCCGACCCTCGAGGTCCGCAGCCGCCGCGTCGGTGGCTCGACCTACCAGGTGCCGGTCGAGGTCAAGCCGCACCGCGCCAACACCCTCGCGCTGCGCTGGCTCACCAGCTACGCCAAGGGTCGTCGCGAGAAGACCATGACCGAGCGCCTCACCAACGAGATCCTGGATGCGTCCAACGGTCTCGGCGCCGCCGTCAAGCGTCGTGAAGACACGCACAAGATGGCCGAGTCGAACAAGGCGTTCGCGCACTACCGCTGGTAA
- the rpsL gene encoding 30S ribosomal protein S12, with amino-acid sequence MPTIQQLVRKGRSPKVTKTKAPALKANPQQRGVCTRVYTTTPKKPNSALRKVARVKLSNGTEVTAYIPGEGHNLQEHSMVLVRGGRVKDLPGVRYKIVRGALDTQAVKNRKQARSRYGAKMEKK; translated from the coding sequence GTGCCAACCATTCAGCAGTTGGTTCGGAAGGGCCGCAGCCCCAAGGTCACGAAGACCAAGGCGCCCGCCCTGAAGGCCAACCCCCAGCAGCGCGGCGTTTGCACCCGCGTCTACACCACCACCCCGAAGAAGCCGAACTCGGCTCTGCGCAAGGTGGCGCGTGTGAAGCTGTCCAACGGAACCGAGGTCACGGCCTACATTCCGGGCGAGGGCCACAACCTGCAGGAGCACTCGATGGTGCTCGTCCGCGGCGGTCGTGTCAAAGACCTCCCCGGTGTTCGTTACAAGATCGTTCGCGGCGCGCTGGACACCCAGGCCGTGAAGAACCGCAAGCAGGCTCGCAGCCGGTACGGCGCGAAGATGGAGAAGAAGTAA
- a CDS encoding WXG100 family type VII secretion target yields MANMNVTYGEMTDAANRLTSGKDDITAKLHELQNLVNGLVNGGFVTDQASGAFHTSYEQFTKGTTDAVNGLDGMSQFLTKAADTLQNVDSELAKGIGG; encoded by the coding sequence ATGGCAAACATGAACGTCACGTACGGCGAGATGACCGATGCCGCCAACCGCCTGACCTCGGGCAAAGACGACATCACCGCGAAGCTGCACGAGCTGCAGAACCTGGTGAACGGACTGGTGAACGGAGGCTTCGTCACCGACCAGGCTTCCGGCGCCTTCCACACCTCGTACGAGCAGTTCACCAAGGGCACCACGGACGCGGTCAACGGCCTCGACGGAATGTCCCAGTTCCTCACGAAAGCGGCCGACACGCTGCAGAACGTCGACAGCGAACTGGCCAAGGGAATCGGCGGCTGA
- a CDS encoding putative T7SS-secreted protein, with amino-acid sequence MREGVEMSDVEYQPLKGDPDLVLSKARHYAEIADAIQRSVTTLRRIGDVDAMVSKAVDSFRDSAKDVAGDIDKAHDRYRETADALIAYSSALRTAQDDATTAIAHIESKQEAANSAKSEAATARHAADSAAETDKATATTAATKSQDAAETADADLRAAHGEWHAALDAKNTAAEAAITAIVNVVDKHNNGLEDSWWDNWGSTLFDILKVVCKWAGVLAIFFAWVPILGQILIVLGAIGAIIDLVQSIVNLINGTGSFGDVIFAAVGAVVTLFGGKIFAMVAKNLRATAIIRTGVTDSGQLARLQGVGAHSSEFMSASSAGEALSKPLSDVFTAPFVRSEAQKTALQAFKDGTKSGPELIKDAARVAFPGFNLSLSKGVGINADLAGFFKLAIDNPSLATTGMRFTAGAATVYQLQSSLTTVTGAVTGFGGNPIGQAIGTGTSFVTGDADTIGGAASSTIGVVKDAWTIAHTGTK; translated from the coding sequence CTGAGAGAAGGAGTCGAGATGAGTGACGTCGAGTACCAGCCGCTCAAGGGCGACCCCGATCTCGTGCTGTCCAAGGCGCGGCACTATGCCGAGATCGCCGACGCGATCCAGCGCTCGGTCACTACTCTGCGGAGGATCGGCGATGTGGACGCGATGGTCAGCAAGGCCGTCGACTCGTTCCGCGACTCGGCGAAGGATGTGGCCGGCGATATCGACAAGGCGCACGACCGCTACCGCGAGACGGCGGATGCGCTGATTGCATACTCCTCGGCCCTCCGCACTGCTCAGGACGACGCCACGACCGCCATCGCGCACATCGAGAGCAAGCAGGAGGCAGCGAACTCCGCGAAGAGCGAAGCGGCGACAGCGCGGCACGCGGCGGATTCGGCCGCCGAGACCGACAAGGCGACGGCGACCACCGCGGCCACGAAGTCGCAGGACGCGGCCGAGACGGCCGACGCCGACCTGCGGGCCGCCCACGGCGAGTGGCATGCCGCGCTCGACGCCAAGAACACGGCTGCCGAAGCCGCGATCACCGCCATCGTCAACGTCGTGGACAAGCACAACAACGGCCTCGAGGATTCCTGGTGGGACAACTGGGGGTCGACCCTGTTCGACATCCTCAAAGTGGTCTGCAAATGGGCGGGAGTGTTGGCGATCTTCTTCGCCTGGGTGCCCATCCTCGGGCAGATCCTCATCGTTCTCGGCGCGATCGGCGCGATCATCGACCTCGTCCAGTCGATCGTGAACCTGATCAACGGCACCGGTTCCTTCGGGGATGTCATCTTCGCGGCGGTCGGAGCGGTGGTCACCCTGTTCGGCGGGAAGATCTTCGCGATGGTCGCCAAGAACCTGCGGGCGACGGCGATCATCCGCACCGGCGTGACGGACAGCGGCCAGCTCGCACGGCTGCAAGGTGTCGGGGCGCACAGCTCCGAGTTCATGAGCGCCTCCTCGGCGGGCGAAGCCCTCAGCAAGCCGCTCTCTGACGTTTTCACGGCGCCGTTCGTGCGCAGCGAGGCGCAGAAGACGGCACTCCAGGCGTTCAAAGACGGCACGAAATCGGGGCCAGAATTGATCAAGGACGCCGCACGGGTGGCCTTCCCGGGGTTCAACCTCAGCCTCAGCAAAGGGGTCGGCATCAACGCCGATCTTGCCGGCTTCTTCAAACTCGCCATCGACAATCCGAGCCTCGCCACGACCGGGATGCGGTTCACGGCGGGCGCAGCGACGGTCTACCAGCTCCAGAGCTCGCTGACGACGGTCACCGGCGCGGTGACCGGGTTCGGCGGCAACCCGATCGGTCAGGCGATCGGCACCGGCACGTCGTTCGTCACGGGGGACGCCGACACGATCGGCGGAGCCGCGAGCAGCACGATCGGCGTCGTGAAAGACGCCTGGACCATCGCGCACACCGGCACCAAGTAG
- a CDS encoding FtsK/SpoIIIE domain-containing protein: MSLADAGIYYAPNDLADAPVIATARVLSGPDAGREFPLRRGTTVLGRDGASDIVLHDPLVSKKHVRLETGDGVEVVDLGSANGVVVDGGIVSRFTIRRSETLLIGDSELRITVAGMSGVVAAPPKAGPIFFNRSPRVEQRYAGQAFQAPEVPGEKEDPPFPLLAMITPVLLGGAMFALTHQPTTLLFVLLSPVMLVGNFVTGRSRGKRTLKKAIAVFEKRLGALTEKLEKEREREIELRRAESPTTAAVLSEAVQRGPLLWTRRPEHWSFLNVQLGIGSMRSRNTVIHADRGEMLVEFQERLDAVIADHERVDGVPVIDNLFESGALGIAGPAEHTVGSVNSALVQLTALHSPAELVVAALVSPRWSRELEWLKWMPHTSSPHSPLAGGHLADSAASAATVLSALEGVVESRLASIRGTARRRGAMEQDHAAIERGADVGTAETGEGTLSPIPAIVVVISDDVSLDRARLVQLAEAAADAGIFPIWIGAEPASLPAVCRTYLAHDGSADRATVGFVRVGETIDDVITEPVDSALALDYAKRMAPVVDAGALVADSSDLPRSISAVTLLGHDLLDTSTAVIDRWRQNSSIHDRTPGSPPVKRRAGTLRAIIGSAGIDPMHLDLRTQGPHALVGGTTGAGKSEFLQAWVLGMAAEYSSDRVTFLFVDYKGGSAFADCVTLPHCVGLVTDLSPHLVRRALTSLRAELHHREHLLNRKKAKDLIELEKRGDPECPPALVLVIDEFAALVGEVPEFVDGVVDIAQRGRSLGIHLIMATQRPAGVIKDNLRANTNLRIALRMADESDSQDVVGVADAAHFDPGIPGRGMAKTGPGRLTQFQSAYAGGWTSREPERAGIDVAELRFGGENRWEEPRPLVDEERDLGPTDQQRLVGSIVRAQTAAHIPAPRRPWLDELAEAYDLGLLRQRTDAELLLGVSDVPDRQQQSPVYFTPDVDGNLAVYGTGGAGKSAVLRTLASAAAITPRGGPVRVYALDFGAGSLRMLEKLPHVGSVIPGDDVERIIRLFRMLKTELEERGPRFAEANASSITEYRRLTGRQDEPRILLLIDGFANFRDDFEIPAGRSLWYDVFKDMLSDGRQLGMHVALTGDRAGAIPTAIRSLVQRKVVLRLADDGYGMLDVPSDILGPSSPPGRAIVDGYETQIAVLGGSGSVSEQSAATTRLAEAMRRAGVPEAPAIGALPRELALDGLPTAHGGLPVLGVSDIDLGPFGFEPSGTLLVAGPPASGRSSTLAALAASVARFDPETRLYYLGNARSPLAGNALWSDAATTPDAAAALARDLTAAVADPDTEGRIAVFVESIGDFLQTPADSPIVELVRAVRRSDHLLVAEAESSAWGSSWPLLGEVKNGRRGLLLQPDSVEGDLLLKTPLPRLNRAEFPPGRGMYIAKGTSARVQVPLVG; encoded by the coding sequence GTGAGCCTGGCCGACGCCGGTATCTACTACGCGCCGAACGATCTCGCCGACGCCCCGGTTATCGCCACCGCCCGCGTACTGAGCGGTCCGGATGCCGGCCGGGAGTTCCCGCTGCGCCGCGGGACGACCGTGCTCGGCCGCGACGGTGCCAGCGACATCGTGCTGCACGACCCGCTCGTGTCGAAGAAGCATGTGCGTCTGGAGACCGGCGACGGGGTGGAAGTCGTCGACCTCGGCTCCGCCAACGGGGTGGTCGTCGACGGCGGGATCGTCTCCCGGTTCACGATCAGGCGCTCCGAGACCCTGCTGATCGGCGACTCGGAACTGCGGATCACCGTGGCGGGGATGAGCGGGGTCGTCGCGGCACCGCCCAAGGCCGGCCCGATCTTCTTCAACCGTTCCCCGCGCGTCGAACAGCGCTACGCGGGCCAGGCCTTCCAGGCGCCGGAGGTTCCGGGAGAGAAAGAAGATCCGCCCTTCCCGCTGCTCGCCATGATCACCCCGGTGCTTCTCGGCGGGGCGATGTTCGCGCTCACCCACCAGCCGACGACACTGCTGTTCGTGCTGCTCTCCCCGGTGATGCTCGTCGGCAACTTCGTGACCGGGCGCTCCCGAGGAAAGCGCACGCTCAAGAAGGCCATCGCCGTGTTCGAGAAGCGCCTCGGAGCACTGACAGAGAAACTCGAGAAGGAACGGGAGCGCGAGATCGAGCTTCGCCGGGCCGAGTCGCCGACCACAGCGGCCGTCCTCTCGGAGGCCGTTCAGCGCGGACCGCTGCTCTGGACTCGTCGACCCGAGCATTGGTCGTTCCTCAACGTGCAGCTCGGAATCGGTTCGATGCGCTCCCGCAACACGGTCATCCACGCCGACCGCGGCGAGATGCTCGTGGAGTTCCAGGAGCGGCTCGATGCGGTGATCGCCGACCACGAGCGGGTCGACGGCGTGCCGGTGATCGACAACCTCTTCGAGTCCGGCGCCCTCGGCATCGCCGGCCCCGCCGAGCACACCGTCGGGTCGGTGAACTCGGCCCTCGTGCAGCTGACCGCGCTGCACTCGCCGGCCGAGCTGGTCGTCGCCGCGCTGGTGTCGCCGCGCTGGTCGCGCGAACTGGAGTGGCTCAAGTGGATGCCGCACACCTCCTCGCCGCACAGTCCGCTCGCCGGCGGCCACCTGGCCGACAGCGCGGCGAGCGCCGCCACCGTGCTGAGCGCCCTCGAAGGCGTCGTGGAGAGCCGGCTTGCGAGCATCCGGGGCACCGCACGACGGCGCGGGGCGATGGAGCAGGATCACGCCGCCATCGAGCGCGGGGCCGACGTGGGCACAGCGGAGACCGGCGAGGGGACGCTGTCGCCCATCCCCGCGATCGTCGTCGTGATCTCCGACGATGTCTCGCTCGACCGGGCCCGATTGGTGCAGCTCGCCGAGGCCGCGGCCGACGCGGGGATCTTCCCGATCTGGATCGGCGCGGAACCCGCCTCACTGCCCGCCGTCTGCCGCACCTACCTCGCGCACGACGGGAGCGCCGATCGCGCGACTGTCGGGTTCGTGCGCGTCGGCGAGACGATCGACGACGTGATCACCGAACCGGTCGACAGCGCGCTCGCCCTCGACTACGCCAAGCGCATGGCACCGGTCGTGGATGCGGGTGCCCTCGTCGCCGACTCCAGCGACCTCCCCCGCTCCATCTCGGCCGTGACACTGCTGGGCCACGACCTGCTCGACACCTCCACCGCGGTCATCGACCGGTGGCGGCAGAACTCCTCGATCCACGACCGCACGCCGGGATCCCCGCCCGTGAAGCGACGCGCCGGAACCCTGCGCGCGATCATCGGTTCGGCGGGGATCGACCCGATGCACCTCGATCTGCGCACGCAGGGCCCGCACGCGCTCGTGGGCGGCACCACCGGCGCCGGCAAGAGCGAGTTCCTGCAGGCCTGGGTGCTCGGGATGGCCGCGGAGTACAGCTCCGACCGCGTCACGTTCCTCTTCGTCGACTACAAGGGCGGGTCAGCCTTCGCCGACTGCGTCACGCTGCCGCACTGTGTCGGACTCGTCACCGACCTCAGCCCGCACCTCGTTCGGCGAGCCCTCACCAGCCTGCGGGCAGAACTGCACCACCGCGAGCACCTGCTCAATCGCAAGAAGGCGAAAGACCTGATCGAGCTGGAGAAGCGGGGCGACCCGGAATGTCCGCCAGCGCTCGTGCTCGTGATCGATGAGTTCGCGGCATTGGTGGGAGAGGTGCCCGAGTTCGTGGACGGCGTCGTCGACATCGCCCAGCGCGGACGCTCGCTGGGCATCCACCTGATCATGGCCACCCAGCGGCCGGCCGGTGTGATCAAGGACAATCTTCGCGCCAACACCAATCTGCGCATCGCCCTGCGGATGGCCGACGAGTCGGACAGCCAGGATGTCGTCGGTGTGGCCGACGCCGCGCACTTCGACCCGGGCATCCCCGGCCGTGGCATGGCGAAGACCGGGCCGGGCCGCCTCACCCAGTTCCAGTCGGCTTACGCCGGCGGCTGGACCTCCCGCGAGCCGGAGCGGGCCGGCATCGACGTTGCCGAACTGCGCTTCGGCGGCGAGAACCGGTGGGAGGAGCCGCGCCCGCTGGTGGATGAGGAGCGCGACCTCGGCCCGACCGACCAGCAGCGGCTCGTAGGCTCGATCGTTCGGGCTCAGACCGCCGCGCACATCCCCGCGCCGCGCCGACCATGGCTCGACGAGCTCGCAGAGGCGTACGATCTCGGCCTGCTGCGGCAGCGCACCGATGCCGAGCTGCTGCTCGGGGTGAGCGACGTTCCCGACCGACAGCAGCAGTCACCGGTGTACTTCACTCCGGATGTGGACGGCAACCTCGCCGTCTACGGCACCGGCGGTGCGGGCAAGTCCGCCGTGCTGCGCACCCTCGCCTCGGCCGCGGCGATCACCCCGCGCGGCGGCCCCGTGCGCGTCTACGCCCTCGACTTCGGAGCGGGCAGCCTGCGGATGCTGGAGAAGCTGCCCCATGTCGGCTCGGTCATCCCAGGCGACGACGTGGAGCGGATCATCCGCCTGTTCCGCATGCTGAAGACGGAATTGGAGGAGCGCGGGCCTCGCTTCGCCGAAGCCAACGCGTCGAGCATCACCGAGTATCGGCGGTTGACCGGGCGGCAGGATGAGCCGCGCATCCTGCTGCTCATCGACGGGTTCGCCAACTTCCGAGACGACTTCGAGATTCCGGCCGGCCGCTCCCTCTGGTACGACGTGTTCAAGGACATGCTCAGCGACGGCCGGCAACTCGGGATGCACGTGGCCCTCACCGGCGACCGCGCCGGCGCCATCCCCACCGCCATCCGGTCGCTCGTGCAACGCAAGGTGGTGCTTCGGCTGGCGGACGACGGCTACGGGATGCTCGACGTTCCGAGCGACATCCTCGGCCCGTCGTCGCCCCCCGGCAGGGCGATCGTCGACGGCTACGAGACGCAGATCGCGGTTCTGGGCGGCAGCGGCTCGGTGTCGGAGCAGTCCGCGGCCACCACCCGGCTGGCGGAGGCGATGCGGCGCGCGGGCGTTCCGGAGGCGCCGGCGATCGGCGCCCTCCCGCGCGAGCTGGCGCTCGACGGCCTGCCGACGGCCCACGGCGGCCTGCCGGTCCTCGGCGTCAGCGACATCGACCTCGGCCCGTTCGGTTTCGAGCCGTCGGGCACGCTGCTCGTCGCGGGTCCGCCCGCAAGCGGACGCAGCAGCACGCTGGCCGCCCTTGCCGCATCCGTCGCCCGCTTCGACCCCGAGACGCGCCTCTACTATCTGGGCAATGCGCGATCCCCGCTGGCCGGAAACGCGCTCTGGTCCGACGCGGCCACCACCCCGGATGCGGCTGCCGCGTTGGCCCGCGATCTCACCGCCGCAGTCGCCGACCCCGACACCGAGGGACGCATCGCGGTCTTCGTGGAGAGCATCGGTGACTTCCTTCAGACGCCGGCCGACTCCCCGATCGTCGAGCTGGTGCGGGCGGTGCGCCGCAGCGACCACCTGCTGGTGGCCGAGGCCGAGTCGTCGGCGTGGGGATCGTCGTGGCCGCTGCTCGGCGAGGTGAAGAACGGTCGGCGCGGGCTGCTGCTGCAGCCGGACTCGGTGGAGGGCGACCTGCTGCTGAAGACTCCCCTGCCGCGCCTGAATCGTGCCGAGTTCCCGCCCGGCCGCGGCATGTACATCGCCAAGGGCACATCCGCCCGGGTGCAGGTGCCGTTGGTCGGCTGA
- a CDS encoding DUF6121 family protein codes for MRDDRSYAAIVAVFAAFLYLAILVAAFGLISLATNTEVISDPAVGPLVGPVMCGAAVLTVFGFLLAIGTHVPAERQRISTIVALTVGFAAYIIFAAAGGVAGAAGDPAQPFHYFLFAFDQLGSWYSITAGIAGFVITLLYQLVLVGRFRQRGRPRWPWERDDE; via the coding sequence ATGCGTGACGATCGTTCGTATGCGGCCATCGTGGCGGTTTTCGCCGCGTTCCTCTACCTCGCGATCCTCGTCGCGGCATTCGGGCTGATCTCGCTCGCGACGAACACCGAGGTCATCAGCGATCCGGCCGTGGGCCCGCTCGTCGGCCCGGTCATGTGCGGCGCGGCGGTGCTGACCGTGTTCGGCTTCCTGCTGGCGATCGGAACACACGTTCCGGCGGAACGTCAGCGCATCTCGACGATCGTGGCGCTGACGGTGGGATTCGCCGCCTACATCATCTTCGCGGCGGCCGGCGGGGTGGCCGGAGCCGCGGGCGATCCGGCCCAGCCGTTCCACTACTTCCTGTTCGCATTCGACCAGCTCGGCAGCTGGTACTCGATCACAGCCGGGATCGCCGGGTTCGTCATCACCCTGCTCTACCAGCTGGTTCTCGTTGGCCGTTTCCGTCAGCGGGGGCGGCCGCGCTGGCCGTGGGAACGGGACGACGAGTAG
- the pilM gene encoding type IV pilus assembly protein PilM, producing MASSVVGIDIGSSSLRAVELIDAAKARPTLVRYAELPLPEGAASRGEVLEPNTVASALKRLWSLGGFKSKNVVLGMGNQRVLARDLTVPKMSIERIRESLPFQVQEMLPVPVADALLDFYPVSESVGESGPVVNGLLVAAIKEAVLGNVRATRLAGLTTVDVDLIPFALSRVLVSRPKVAGTVALVEIGSDTTCVLVAREGVPQFVRIIPTGGNDLTEALHVELEIEVGEAERIKRRLGLASEVATVEDHRAVEIIYRVTSELLNSLRNTINYYVNTRQPDVVGQVIVTGGGATLHGLPEALAEMTRLPVVVGDPLSSFALSRTLKADDLRMRRSGLSVALGLAVGSGS from the coding sequence ATGGCATCGAGTGTTGTCGGAATCGACATCGGCAGTTCCTCGCTCCGGGCGGTGGAGCTCATCGACGCGGCGAAGGCCCGGCCGACGCTGGTGCGCTACGCGGAGCTCCCTCTCCCTGAGGGGGCGGCGAGCCGGGGCGAAGTGCTGGAACCCAACACCGTCGCCTCTGCACTCAAGCGGCTCTGGAGCCTGGGCGGGTTCAAGAGTAAGAACGTTGTGCTCGGTATGGGCAACCAGCGCGTGCTCGCCCGCGACCTCACGGTTCCGAAGATGTCGATCGAGCGGATCAGGGAGTCGCTGCCGTTCCAAGTGCAGGAGATGCTCCCGGTGCCCGTCGCCGACGCCCTGCTCGACTTCTACCCGGTCTCGGAGTCGGTCGGGGAGTCCGGCCCGGTGGTCAACGGCCTCCTCGTGGCGGCGATCAAGGAGGCGGTGCTCGGTAACGTCCGGGCCACCCGGCTCGCCGGTCTCACCACAGTGGACGTCGACCTCATCCCCTTCGCTCTGAGTCGGGTCCTTGTCTCGCGGCCGAAGGTGGCGGGCACGGTGGCACTGGTCGAGATCGGTTCCGACACGACCTGCGTCCTCGTCGCGAGGGAGGGGGTTCCACAGTTCGTACGGATCATCCCCACCGGCGGCAATGACCTCACCGAGGCGTTGCACGTCGAACTCGAGATCGAGGTGGGCGAAGCGGAACGCATCAAACGCCGCCTTGGCCTGGCCTCGGAGGTCGCGACGGTCGAGGACCACCGAGCCGTCGAGATCATCTATCGTGTGACGAGCGAGCTGTTGAACAGCCTGCGGAACACGATCAACTACTACGTGAACACCCGACAGCCCGATGTCGTCGGCCAGGTGATCGTGACCGGCGGCGGGGCGACGCTCCACGGTCTTCCCGAGGCGCTCGCCGAGATGACACGGCTGCCGGTCGTGGTCGGCGACCCGCTCAGCTCGTTCGCTCTGTCCCGCACGCTCAAGGCGGACGATCTGCGGATGCGTCGCTCCGGTCTCAGCGTCGCACTTGGCCTCGCCGTGGGGAGCGGGTCATGA